In the genome of Massilia sp. W12, the window CCCCGGTATCGAGGTTCAAGCGCAGACGCTCGCCGGTGTACACATCGTCAAAGCGGCGCATGCGCACCCCGCCCTCGGCTTGCACCTCATTGTCGAGTTGCAGCCAATTGATAGAAGCGGCGTTGACAATGGTTTTATCGCGCACCAACTCGGCATTGCCCAGTAATTGCACCTCACGCTCGGGGCGTCCGCGCAATTCTTCGCCACGCAAAATCACCGGCGCATTTTTGTCTTCGACTTTGGCGGACTTGTCCAGCTTCGCGCCCTTACTCTTGGGCGGCTGGCTTTGCGCCTGCGCCAATAGAGGCGCGAGCAGGCACACCGAGGCGCTGAGGCCGGCGTGCAAGCAATAGCGACGGAAAGGGTATGCCGATAACCAGCTCATGAATTCGAATCAGCTCCTGCGGGTCAGCTTTGCAGCGACGCCTTTTTGATCGGAATCCCGTATTATACGGGGATTTGCAGCGCGCCCGCTTTTTGCGCACAGCGCGCAACACATACGCAATTAATCATATTTAATAAGATTTTCATGTCAGAACAACAATTAACCCAAGATGCGCGCATCAGCGCCCTGCGTGACTGGCTGCAAACATTAAGCCCGCAAGGTCTGGCGCTGCAAGCCGACAGCCTGCGCCCGGCCTCGGCGGACGCCAGCAGCCGCCGTTATTTCCGCCTCGACGCCGCAGAAGGCGCCAGCCTGATCGCGATGGATGCGCCGCCGCCGGAAGATACCGAAAAATTCGCCCGTGTCGGCGCCCTGTTCGCCTCTTGCAATCTGCGCGTGCCGCGCGTGCTGGCGGCGGATCATACTCAAGGTTTTTTACTGTTGGATGATTTCGGCAGCACCACCTATTTGCACCAACTCAGCGCGGATAACGCCCACCATTTATATATGCAGGCGCTGGCTGCGCTGGTGCAATTGCAGCGCCACAGCCGGCCCGGCGTGCTGCCGGAATATGACCGCGCATTTATGCAGCGCGAATTGGATTTATTCCCGGAGTGGTTTATCAAAACCCATTTGCAGTTTGAATTAAGCGATAAACAGCGCCAGGATCTGGACAAATGTTTTGAGCTGATTTTGGCGCAATGCTGCGCCCAGCCGCAGGTCTTCATGCACCGCGATTACCATTCGCGCAATCTGATGGCGATTGACGGCGGCGCCCCCGGCGTACTGGATTTCCAGGATGCGGTATACGGCCCGATCACTTACGATTGCGTATCGCTGCTGCGCGACGCCTATGTGCAATGGGATGAGGAAATGGTGCTGGATTGGCTGATCCGCTATTGGGAACAGGCCAAGCGCATGCAATTGCCGGTGCACCACAATATCGATCAGTTTTACCGCGATTTTGAATACATGGGGCTGCAGCGCCATTTGAAAATCCTGGGCATTTTCTGCCGCCTGAATTATC includes:
- a CDS encoding phosphotransferase, with translation MSEQQLTQDARISALRDWLQTLSPQGLALQADSLRPASADASSRRYFRLDAAEGASLIAMDAPPPEDTEKFARVGALFASCNLRVPRVLAADHTQGFLLLDDFGSTTYLHQLSADNAHHLYMQALAALVQLQRHSRPGVLPEYDRAFMQRELDLFPEWFIKTHLQFELSDKQRQDLDKCFELILAQCCAQPQVFMHRDYHSRNLMAIDGGAPGVLDFQDAVYGPITYDCVSLLRDAYVQWDEEMVLDWLIRYWEQAKRMQLPVHHNIDQFYRDFEYMGLQRHLKILGIFCRLNYRDGKPHYLQDLPLVLDYVRKTVNRYSELKPLARLLDVLEQRQPQYTYSF